One Hoplias malabaricus isolate fHopMal1 chromosome 12, fHopMal1.hap1, whole genome shotgun sequence genomic window, ACACGCGCCTGAGGCATGGGGGAAAAGCCTGTGCAGTAAGTGAAGGAGAAACTCTGGAACAGTTCCCACGCCATTCATGCACTGACTGGGATTTCACCCGGAGTCTTTACTAGGGCGGGAGGAGGATAAAGTACGGGTAAGGTCAAGGATGAATGTTGTGACTGGTcgcattcacatacacacagctcctccatGTAAACTCCAGAACATTTTTGGATCACCGTTCTTGTGTGAAAGAGGCTAGAGTCACACTCCAAATGGAGGGTTATGACGCCTTGTGAATTACCGGCGAAACCCCcagatgtcagtattttctctttAAACTCTATGATCACCAGTTAGTTAAATGtagtttctctttattttctctttaaactTTATGATCACCATGATTTGTGTTGCTGTGGTGCTAGAGTAGCTCACCTTGCACTACTACCTGGTTACTGGGCACCAGGATCTGCTGTCCATCACTGGTCTGGGCGTACTGCAGGATGGTGGTGCCAGGCTGAGCCGCTGCGGCATTAGTCATGGTGAGGGTCTGCAGGCCCTGGACGCCATCTGTGCCGTTATTGGCCAGCTGGATAGCCCCACCTTGTGTAATGGCGACTAGGAGACAGAGAAGAAGACTGAGGGGAAAGGTCCTGATCTGGCAACCCATATTAACAGTTAATAAAAAAGCTGAGGGGTTCTTGTTAGTTTTAAGATCTACCTTTAACTCTCCATTTTATACGTGGAAACGAAGCTGCACAATCCCATTGTTTTGAATTCACTGCATTTGTGATATCACAAAACAAATGATAAACATATATCCACAGATTTAGCCTACTGTCCCTTTAAGCTAAAGGTACAAGCAATATTCAGCTGGATACTTTTAGTTTTTAAAGGCAAACCAATCAGAAAAGAGATCATTTACATAAAGTGGCCTAAAGGAACAGTAACAAAAAACACAGCCTGGGTTGGATAAGTTCATAATATTTGGCAGAAGCTGAAACCTACTGTACTGTCCACTGCTGGTCTGGTATATGGGTGTGGGGACAGTGACTGTGGTGATGGCAGGTGTGGCGTCCTCCTCTGATTTTTCCTCCTCGATCCGTGGCACTCCTGGAGCGTCTGATGACAAGTCATTCAGAATCTTCCTGCAGGGTCAAGGAGAGGACAGCTTCAGACTTTCAGAAGACAACATTTTTATACAGGAGTAGCATTAACAAGGCCTTTTTGTACTGAAACAGCAATTTAAAagagagaaatatttaaattaaaagaacAGCAGGGCTATGACTCATAACACAGCTCTTGTTACCTAGTAACTCTGCGTTACCTACAATAAAAAAGTCTTTTATAGTCAAGCAAACCACTATTAAATACATTCCCTAATTGGTGTAGCTTTTATACCTGTAAGACGGACGTCTGGAAAGGATCTCTCTGCGTTTCTGACAGTCCGTCACACTGTCCACGGACTCCTGTGAGTCCTCACTCTCCGCTACTGTAGAGATCTGTCAACAGAAAGAGACTTCTATATATTAGTGATCAGTAACAAAGGTCACATCTATCACACAAACTCCACTATTTTATTCatcctgtttttttatttatgtggcCTGAGAGTTGCTGAATTTCTCCGCACTCAAAAATGAAGCTCTCTCAATGATTCTTGGACTCAGGCAAAATGTTTTAGCGAGTACAGAACAGCGGTTGTCAAGCTGCTCCTCAATGGCCCTGAGATGTCCATCACATAAAGGAACAGCACAAATACGAGCTTTCTTATGTCTTCGGGGTTCTTTAGAGTTCCTCAAACAACATCTCATACTGTGTATGAGCTAGAACTATGACAGCTCGCTGGTCCCAATACAACTCGAATGcagttgtttatattttcacCTAGTATTTTCTAGTATTGGCATGAAAATGATGCCATGAAAACTAGCATTACCCAATTATATCACACACAGTGCACATCATTAAGCCTGCAAATCTGGCAGCTAGCAGTGGACATAAacaaattagcattagcattagcattagagTCAAATGATCTTGGCTGACCAAAAAGAGTCAGAATTCCAATCATTCTAATCTGcgacttattttatttctccatGTCATAAGTGAACTTTTCAACCGTTAGTGgtgaaaaaaatacagttacaaTTTGAAGAATTTCCAGCGTTTTTCAGACCTGGAAAATACAACATTAATATTCAGGCTTGAATGGTGCACAAACTGCACTCTGGGGGACTGACCTGCACCGTCTGGACCTGTGGAGACTGGATGACCGAGGGCTGCGCTGCCTGGATCACGCCGTGGACCTGTACCGTCTGACCGTTTGGAAGCTGCACCAGAGTGACTGTGGGCCCAGTGGTGGTGGCATGACCAGCACCCACACTAACCTACATGGCAATAAACACAGACATAGAGAAAATGAAgtgctatttttaaaaaataaccacattaAATGTAAAGTGGACCTCATTTTCCCCCTAATTTTCTCCCCAACTCCTGCTAAATAGGACTGCAATAATAACTTTGCTATTAATTTATcataaaacatacacacaatttttgcccagttttttttacataaaaatgaacGTCACCAGGATGTGAGCTGCTCCCTCTGTTTGGTTCAGTGGttttctcacattctctctcacagcaataaatgatagacagctaactctgACTGCTGATTGGCTTAATGAAAGGAACCGTGGAGTATCTGCCCCACCTCCTGCTGAGGGAGAGCACCGTGCTTCAAGCAAATCATGGCCTTAACAGATTTGAGGCAAAAATTCGGAATAAAACTGTGGCGTATGGGTCCAAATCACAACATGgcatttagtgtccaaatacaggaCAGTTATTGACTCTAATCATGTTGGCCAGCAGAGTCAGATTACAGCAACATTTTCAAAGCATGCTATGGGAGGTGAAGGGAGTGTGAGCCAGAGGAAACAGAGGATCAGACTTAAGATCAAGCTTAATCAAGCCGGCacagatcagtaaaataatgataCGATTAGCCCCTATACCAATCCTTGAGATCGGACTGGGACATCCCTATTtagtatgtttatgtttatttacaagttttttaaaaatatttcaattccaatgtctgaatattcttaataatttAAGTTGTTGCTCTTAAACAGGGTGTAATTAAATAActatatcattatttttatatcaGTGTCATAAAATTACTATAATATTAGTACAATTTCCTGGAAAATATATCAATCACAAAAATAGCTACTGTGACAGGCCTATCACTAATGCTGAGTtaaacatgcttggaggagaacattaaaggctaagcaccagctctatgaaagtgtcaaacaaataaatacagtggaatttgagttcctaacttgtgtttattgatagtcagaaaacatgttatttcttactaattgaaggaataaggtttaaaagaccgttggtcccccccccaacggtgttgggaaactctaataggcgtcttgcctgtgacgtagaaggtggacaacaactctagaagctgcacttaatttaatgcaaaatgatgaaaaggtgtgttgtttttggctgcaatcattcaatgtacagtgggacatctgtgaacaaatggcccaaagatcccaaaatatccagaaaatggactaaatttgtcaactttaaacgggcactttggaaaggaccatccgctcactccgttatctgtagctcatttcactggcgcttttccaacaatatgggcatgtaaggaaaccaacgaaaggtgttcaagagcctctgtaacattgaggtaaacagggtaaggacactcacttcgcctgttttagttggtgttagttaacggtagcttgacttgctaaactcggtggctcagattatactcggctacgtagctgcattacggaggtttatagtgtcggatgaattcgagttcgactttgatcacatttacaagaataacggtacctctacatttgagtttagcttattactaggctattgtcatgaataatgttggttatttagctagatactgtcataacagtcagtcataacggtgttttaccgcggcgttgttcagctgttgtccaccagtgacgtcacggtcgcgttcaagaatttccgtagcgagctcgggtttttccgtcaatttaataaaattgtcagttttaaagcaaattaagctgctattttcattttaattcatacttatatctgtcagtaactaagataatgtgaaatattcatggaggtccgttaagtggtgcttagcctttaaccgCACAATACTGATAGGCCTGTTCTGGGCTACTTTTATGATTCGAGAACCTGGTTAACTTTTGTACATCTTTGTTATGATGATCAGAGTATGATGTGGTTACCTGTGTGAGAGTGGCGATCTGGGCCTGAGTGATTTGCTGGCTCTCTGTCTCAGCCACAGCTGTTTCTGCACCCTGCTGGGCCTCGGCTCCCGACTCCATGGTCATCGAGTTAGCTGCCGAGAGGAAAGAAACTTTACAGCACTTCACCACAATTGGGAAAAAATGACATCACTGCAGCTAATTTTACACCCAGCTAATGTGAAATGACAGACAGGTCTTATTTGCATGCACTATACTTACAGTATATTCATATACATTATATTCCAAAagcatgaagggtattaatcagGAGTTTGTCCTAATGACTCGCTCGCTGCTCACCACAACACCGAGCACACAGCAGGGGGAGGGAAGAccagaagctgtttttttttttttagctttttttgctcagttctctttcttctctgcactttttttttttaatgcgtTTAATCTCAACTTAAGATTCtggtccagctctgtgattggacagacacagacgaggagggtGGGGCTTTTctaaagttaaaaaaatgtgtaaatgcactgaacaaggaatgtttgtttcataaaatgtcccCTGCTTTTGCAAGGCAtgcttacaaaaaaacaaacatgctgTAAGGACCCAGCACTCTATTGAGTCTTGTGTTCCCGCGGGGGGTAACGTGTTCTTAAACAAACACTTCAAAATCACATACCACAGTTCAGCAGATTGCCAGCTGAACGTGCTCCAGAAACTAAGGCAAACTCAGAGAAAAGTCTCTTCTCTTGTCCGATCAACAAGGGAGCAGCTCTGTAATATTGTTTTGATGGTAGTCGGCCCACAATTAACTTTCAGCTTTTACATTGTTTGACGTTGCAAGACTATGAACATCCTgcatctgttgctctacatacatCATTTGCCCCTTTTTCACCCTGTTGTCtgatgctcaggacccccacagagcaggtatgggaTGTTGATCGTTCTTAGCGCTGTGgagacactgatgtgatggtggtggtggtgtgttagtgtgtgttgtgctggtacaagtggatcagacacagctgaggctgctggagtttttaaacccctcagtgtcactgctggactgagaatagcccaccaaccaaacaCATTCAACCGACAGCGTACTGTGTCcaccgatgaaggactagaggacaaacCACACACAACATGCAGTGACAgctgagctgctgtctctgactttacatctacaaggtggaccaatgaggtgaagtgtctaacagagtggacagtttttaaaaactccagcagcaactgctgtgtctgatccactcgtagcagtccaacacacactaacacaccaccactgctctgtggggatcctgaGTATTGGAGCATGACAGTGgactaataaagtatgcagagccacggATGAACTACCGTATGAAGACAATGCTGAATTCGGCACCAGAAAAGACAAATCACTAATAAATCACAACTCGTGTCTAGAATGTAAAGGCCAGACGTAAACATTGCTGTTCAGTCTCCAGCAGTTTCTTCCGAAATTGGAGCGGAAGCCTGCCCTTTTCTATCCACTGGGAATACCACTGGACTCAGTGAACCCCAGAGTGGACGTTTTGGTCAGAGACAGAAGCCGGGTCTGCGACAGATGTGTGTTAATAGTGTGTAAACAAACTCTAAGCTAGGAATCCTGTCAGTGTGGCGAAAGGAAATCTCTGTTAGCATTCCAACCCCAGGAAAACATGTGGGCTGTGTAGTAACAAAACATCGCTGTCGGAGCCAATCCTTGTGTCTCCATTTTGTTGATGTGAAAACAAGTTGCTGTTAATCTTCGTGATGAATGAAGGATTGGGAAGGCAAGAAAATTCTTATTAACTTAGGAAGCCATTTCAGAAAGGGCTCCCGGAATTTTCTCCGTCAGAGGGTGGGAATCTTTAGGTACTTCAGGGTTAGGTTCAATCAAGGGCCACAATGCTATTGCAAACTATTGCTTATGCATTTAGATTGTCTAATGCTATAACCTGTGTTTCTCCATCTGCAGCAGCGGTTTGACCACTGGGGGCTGGGGCAGAGCACTAAGGGGGTGAGAATTCAGGTCTGGAAATGTACCTCTATTTTGTTgctctttttatgtatttatcagtttattaaattctaaaaagtgttttttataaaAAGTTCTCTTGTTCATAGGGCTGGATGATGCAGacaaaatgtatttcttaattttggtcgatatgatataatacaataaaaaaattaaattattgatCAGCTCTACTTGTTCAGTACGAATATTATGAAATAATCCAggtatgtgtgctcactgccccctagtgtttactactgtgtgtgtgaatgtgtgtttcactgcatgaaTTGGGTTAAATGaagagaacaaattcctgtgtgcaagcacaATGGCAAATTAAGTGATTCAAATTTTAATTCTAATGTGCAaattaatgtgtggatctggaggcCACCAATGCACAcgctgtgaaacaaaaccactcagTTTTcaggtcagaaaacatgggatggAACATGTTGTACTGACCCCAAAAGCAATCAACATAACAGCAAATTTATCACTGATGAAAGAAAGCTTTAATAATGACGTTTATCACATTTACATCTGCAAACTAATCCAAAGCAGGAAGCACATGGCAGTGAGGTTACACATAATAATCTTATACTGCAGCAGCGGCACTGAAAAgtcacacacaacaacactggCAGCCATCAAATAAGTCTTTATAACCAGAATAGGACATAGAAAAGGTAATCTCAGGATTACGACTTAGTAGCTCTAATGTATGAATTGCTATCTCACAGTAATGAGGTCCCTACATTGTCTCATTATTATATGTCATGATTAatgcataataaaataaaaacaataatcagATATGGagtcattattatgagataaGTAATTATTTAATGTAACAAGTCAATAAGAAATGCTAAGTCATAATTAAGGGATAGTAACTGAGGCGGCGAATCTTTGGGAATCCCACGATTCGAATCAGAATCGATTCTTGGTGTCACGATTCGATTCAGAATCGATTCTTGGGGTCACGATTCGATTTTTTTCCGATACTGTCAAATCCAAGGGTGTTTCCAAATGGTTACTTTTGGAGAACCGCGGAGGTGGTtggatttctttttcttcatccTACATACTTTAGTGGTGCAACAACTCGTTTTGAAAACGAGAATCGATTCTGAATCGTTCAATGTTAGAAACGCGATTCGAACTTGAATCGTTTTTTCCCACACCCCTAATAGTAACACAAAATAATGAGAGGCTAAGATGATATGCTCAGTCATTAATGAGACACTAAATACGAGATGCTGACATAGTAAATCAATAATAGGGTACTTAATAATCATTTTGGAATAATACATCATAAAACAACATACTAGGTCATAAATATCAGGTAGTAATTCATAATAACAAGACACTAACATACATTACTGTTATTTTGcggttccaccattttgtagtgATGTCTGAAAACATACAGTGTCTAAAACTCTGCCCTgttcactatacagtgcactactTTGGGATTCCTACCATTTCCAGTGTACTCTAACAATCCCAGAATGCACTGCAAAGGATAGTGTACAACCTTTGTACACTAGCTGACACTAGTGGATAGGGGATACACAATGCACtgcattgtttatttaaaaacctgAATGATAAAGTCTCCAAAATCATTAACTATCCTCCTGAATACAGTTCTCTATAATAGTGCACttatatagtgagtaatatagAGAATAGTGAATAGAGAGCCATTTCGAGCACAGCAATAGTGAAAAATCTTTAGTGTACACAATCTCAGAATGCACCCCTAGACACTATGAAAATAAAGAggtaatatccgcggaaggaagctaaacgtgtagtttttccacatATTGGAAGTTGTCTTTGTGTTTCGCCacctagcggcgacagaatgaacttgtgcagcatttaaggttaaagagaaaatccaaatgaatcgattgcttatcCCTGGTGTGTATCTGAagtttttgtaactcgtattttggtttCTGAATTTGACCTATCGAATTTGAGCAaattcgaaatatattgtttgaattttttaagctttatttttttaatctgagtttattaaccttgaataataacagtgaaaacgtgttcttgaaaattcacgggTTCAaatcaagagcaattatattcagatacATATTTGCGAAGCAAAATATCCAGAGGTTGAAATccgaagacttaaattcaaaagcaacaaaattcagatgcataatttcaaaGGTGGAAagcagatacccataatgcactgcttTAGTAAAAACCTGCAGGAGTTAGTGTCTGAAATTGTTTACTAACCCCCTgaattcattatctataaccaccagtccttcacagggcaacacagacacacacacaattcggacacttttgagtcaccaatccacctgcaacgtgtgtttttggaccgtgggagcacccggaggaaacccacgcggacacggggagaacacaccaactcctcacagacagtcacccggagcgggaaacgaacccacaacctccaggtccctcgagctgtgtgactgtgacactacctccTGCACCACCGCCCCCTAAATTCAGTTCACTATAATAGTgagtaatatggagaatagtgAACAGGGAGCTACTTCGGACACAGCGTTAGTCAATAACGAGACACGTAGACATTTAAGATATTTTTCAGTGTCGTATTTACgagataatgataataacaacTTGCTTTATAATAGCAACTTCATTAAGTCAATAAAGACACAACAAATATAACTGAGATAGAATGTCGTTATAACGAGATAACATAGTACGTCATAATAACTTTATACTAAATCACAATTATGAGGTAGTAGGGGATAATAACGCGATAAAGTTATTGAGCCGAGTAAGTACGAGATATACGAGGCGTATTtatgataattaaataatttcaaaATGTCAGTGGATAGTTCTATAATAGTAAGGCTATAATGAGGTAACGTTGCTAAGTCGTAACTATGATATATTAAggcattttaataaaataataagtcATAATCATGACAAACTCAAGAAGGGGGTGTAAACGGGTTTCGAGAAAAaagcctcaaaaaaaaaaaaaaaaaaaaaatcaactatGTAGATGAAGTTGGTGAAGGCGCCAGAAATTAACCGCTGaaccattttaaggtggaacgcaaAGTTCTGGTGAATGAGAAACTCATATATCAAATACATTAATCCTAAAGTTATTAATCTATAAGAGTAAAACAAGATAATAAACCGAAATAAGCCCAATGGTGCAGCCTCCCTTCTGttactctccctctctttaaTAAGCTTCTTCCTCCCCTTCTTCATTACTTTCTCAAATGTTCtccactccatctctctctctgtatatctgATTTCTCTCAcgctccatctctgtctctcttactttttctctcctcctctatccttctctctatctctctctcctctctcggCCGCCGCCATGATTTTCTTTGTTCGCTGGCGGGCCGCGGTTGTTGCTGCTGTTTTCTTAAGGCGCCGCGTAATGTATGTGTTTCTCTTCTTCTTCCACCCTCTCTCAGGACACTCGTCTTTTCTCTCTTACCGATCACACGCTCTCTCTCCGTCACTGCCCGAGTCCTCGGAGCTCCACTTTTATTCAGGCCGACACGTAAGAGGCCGCGTCAGGCTACACCTCCGCCGCGTCACCGAGCACAACAACAACCACCGCCACCACCAGCTACAGCAGCACGGTCGAAAAATCCCGAGCCGTGACGGGCTCTGCCGAGTTTCCTCCGAAGCCTGCCCGAGTGTTCACGAAGATTACCGAACGTACACTCGATACAGCAGCGCCGCCGGACTTTCCCGAGCGCTGACGAACGTGCCCGTGTCTTGACAAAAACTGAGAGACCGCTCACGGAGATTACCGAACC contains:
- the creb1b gene encoding cyclic AMP-responsive element-binding protein 1b translates to MTMESGAEAQQGAETAVAETESQQITQAQIATLTQVSVGAGHATTTGPTVTLVQLPNGQTVQVHGVIQAAQPSVIQSPQVQTVQISTVAESEDSQESVDSVTDCQKRREILSRRPSYRKILNDLSSDAPGVPRIEEEKSEEDATPAITTVTVPTPIYQTSSGQYIAITQGGAIQLANNGTDGVQGLQTLTMTNAAAAQPGTTILQYAQTSDGQQILVPSNQVVVQAASGDVQAYQIRTAPASTIAPGVVMATSPALPTQGGAEEATRKREVRLMKNREAARECRRKKKEYVKCLENRVAVLENQNKTLIEELKALKDLYCHKSE